A region of Emys orbicularis isolate rEmyOrb1 chromosome 20, rEmyOrb1.hap1, whole genome shotgun sequence DNA encodes the following proteins:
- the KIRREL2 gene encoding kin of IRRE-like protein 2, which produces MSALLPCILALSCLAHIGWGAYFFQQPMDQVIVAGQSVTLACVVVGYQGMVQWTKDGLALGGERDLPGWSRYSIVGDPAAGQHNLRIESAELGDDAVYECQATQAALRSQRAQLTVLLPPNDPVIQNGPIVRVQASVPYNLTCQVSGAKPAPEISWYRNGQLQDSALYAKALMEDGKRATAISTLLLTPSTQDMGSAYTCRVANPAAPAGKQTSITLDVLYPPTVILSVQPQTVPEGGKVSFLCTATANPEVTGYRWAKGGAVIAEANGDSYEARVDHSFFTQPVSCEVANAVGSTNVSTLVDVHFGPRLVSQPKPLTVDVGADASFTCTWAGNPPLTLAWTKKGSGVVLSNGNTLHLKAVTQEDAGTYVCKAIVPRIGVADKEVTLAVNGPPIITTESSQQTALGDKARLECLVRSTPPPDRIVWAWGERVLDSGSEERFTVDTALTERGVLSALLIQPTRPEDFALPYNCTAWNRFGARSAAVTLRRQEVLPIMIIGASAAAAITLLLVLVVGVSVCCLRWCHGKAAKQGTKLSKTDVLVQITTSDSSPRRPSDTEDDVKEPMATSSESPATSHTEHSEILEEEEGSQDIKDPTNGYYKVRAHEEPHLSGSFSEYAPAPRPLYAGSHAAMFPPSGQPYSHRYTLGAPSSRPAYEPHYPQDGVYGGGYLTAPYTRAFTSYIKPSAYEKAENGYEQASKVSGGSRFSYTSLSQQSDYGRPSQQRMQTHV; this is translated from the exons GCTGGGGGGCGTATTTCTTTCAGCAGCCCATGGACCAGGTGATCGTGGCGGGGCAGTCGGTGACGCTGGCCTGCGTGGTTGTGGGCTACCAGGGCATGGTGCAGTGGACCAAGGATGGCCTGGCACTGGGCGGAGAGCGAGACCTGCCTG GCTGGTCCCGGTACTCCATCGTCGGGGATCCGGCGGCCGGGCAGCACAACCTGAGGATCGAGTCCGCTGAGCTTGGCGACGACGCTGTGTACGAGTGCCAGGCTACGCAGGCGGCGCTGCGCTCCCAGCGTGCCCAGCTCACGGTGCTCC tACCGCCCAATGACCCCGTGATCCAGAATGGCCCCATCGTCCGGGTCCAGGCCAGCGTGCCCTACAACCTGACCTGCCAGGTGTCTGGTGCCAAGCCTGCCCCTGAGATCAGCTGGTACCGCAATGGGCAGCTGCAAGACTCTGCCCTCTATGCCAAG gcccTGATGGAGGATGGGAAGCGGGCGACGGCCATCAGCACCCTGCTTCTCACGCCCAGCACCCAGGACATGGGCAGCGCCTACACCTGCCGCGTCGCCAACCCGGCCGCACCTGCTGGCAAGCAGACCTCCATCACCCTTGACGTGCTGT aCCCCCCCACCGTGATCCTCTCTGTCCAGCCACAGACTGTCCCGGAGGGGGGCAAGGTCAGCTTCCTCTGCACCGCCACTGCCAACCCCGAGGTGACCGGCTACCG GTGGGCGAAGGGCGGCGCGGTCATTGCCGAGGCCAATGGGGACAGCTACGAGGCCAGGGTGGATCACTCCTTCTTCACCCAGCCTGTGTCCTGCGAGGTGGCCAACGCCGTGGGCAGCACCAATGTCAGCACCCTGGTGGATGTGCACT TCGGGCCGCGCCTGGTCTCCCAGCCCAAGCCCCTCACCGTGGATGTCGGGGCCGACGCCTCTTTCACCTGCACCTGGGCTGGGAACCCGCCCCTCACCCTGGCCTGGACCAAGAAGGGATCCGGCGTG GTGCTGAGCAATGGCAACACCCTGCACCTAAAGGCCGTGACGCAGGAGGACGCTGGCACCTACGTGTGCAAGGCCATCGTACCACGCATCGGTGTGGCTGACAAGGAGGTGACGCTGGCGGTCAACG GGCCCCCCATCATCACCACTGAGTCCAGCCAGCAGACGGCACTGGGGGACAAGGCACGGTTGGAGTGTCTAGTGAGGAGCACGCCCCCCCCTGACCGCATC GTGTGGGCGTGGGGCGAGCGGGTGCTGGACAGTGGCTCGGAGGAGCGATTCACAGTGGACACGGCGCTGACGGAGCGGGGGGTGCTCTCGGCCCTGCTCATCCAGCCCACGCGCCCAGAGGACTTCGCCCTGCCCTACAACTGCACGGCCTGGAACCGCTTTGGGGCCCGCTCGGCGGCCGTCACGCTGCGCCGGCAGG AGGTCCTGCCCATCATGATAATCGGGGCCTCGGCTGCGGCCGCCATCACCCTGCTGCTGGTCTTGGTCGTTGGCGTGTCTGTCTGCTGCCTGCGCTGGTGCCACGGGAAAG cagccaaACAAGGCACCAAGCTCTCTAAGACGGATGTCCTGGTGCAGATCACCACGAGCGACAGCAGCCCCAGACGACCCAGCGATACAGAGGATGATGTCAAGGAGCCCATG gccACGAGCAGCGAGTCCCCGGCCACGTCGCACACGGAGCACAGCGAGatcctggaggaggaagagggcagCCAGGACATTAAG gaccccaccaaTGGTTACTACAAGGTCCGTGCTCACGAGGAGCCCCACCTGTCTGGCAGTTTCTCGGAGTAcgccccggccccgcgccccctCTACGCCGGGTCCCACGCCGCCATGTTCCCCCCCTCAGGGCAGCCCTACAGCCACCGCTATACGCTAGGGGCACCCAGCTCCCGCCCAGCCTACGAGCCCCACTACCCACAGGATGGGGTGTACGGGGGGGGCTACCTCACGGCCCCCTACACCCGGGCTTTCACCAGCTACATCAAGCCCAGCGCTTACGAGAAGGCAGAGAACGGCTACGAACAGGCCAGCAAGGTGTCGGGCGGCTCCCGCTTCTCCTACACCTCCCTCTCGCAACAGTCGGACTACGGGCGGCCCTCCCAGCAGCGCATGCAGACACATGTGTGA